One Streptomyces sp. V4I8 genomic window carries:
- a CDS encoding TetR family transcriptional regulator, whose protein sequence is MPAEASSASPATPPLTERQEARRRRILHASAQLASRGGFDAVQMREVAESSQVALGTLYRYFPSKVHLLVATMQDQLEHMHGTLRKKPPQGETAAERVAETLMRAFRALQREPHLADAMVRALTFADRSVSPEVDQVSRQTTVIILDSMGLENPTPEQLSAVRVIEHTWHSALITWLSGRASIAQVKIDIETVCRLIDLTSPEGHS, encoded by the coding sequence ATGCCTGCGGAAGCCAGTAGCGCAAGCCCGGCGACACCGCCGCTCACCGAGCGGCAGGAGGCCCGGCGCCGGCGCATCCTGCACGCCAGCGCGCAGCTGGCCAGCCGGGGTGGTTTCGACGCCGTGCAGATGCGGGAGGTCGCGGAGTCCTCGCAGGTGGCGCTCGGCACGCTGTACCGCTACTTCCCGTCCAAGGTGCATCTGCTGGTCGCCACGATGCAGGACCAGCTGGAGCACATGCACGGCACGCTGCGGAAGAAGCCGCCACAGGGGGAGACGGCGGCGGAGCGGGTGGCGGAGACGCTGATGCGCGCGTTCCGGGCGCTGCAGCGCGAGCCGCATCTGGCCGACGCGATGGTCCGGGCCCTGACCTTCGCCGACCGCAGCGTCTCCCCCGAGGTCGACCAGGTCTCCCGGCAGACGACGGTGATCATCCTGGACTCGATGGGGCTGGAGAACCCGACGCCCGAGCAGCTCTCCGCGGTCCGCGTCATCGAGCACACCTGGCACTCGGCGCTGATCACCTGGCTGTCGGGCCGCGCCTCGATCGCGCAGGTGAAGATCGACATCGAGACGGTCTGCCGGCTGATCGACCTGACGAGCCCGGAGGGGCACAGCTGA